In Williamwhitmania taraxaci, the genomic window CCGCGTCCTTAATCTCTGAAAAGTAGGCGGTAACGGCGGTTTGCTCGGCTCCGCTGAGCGGTTGCTTATCGCCGCTGCCCTTGGCCAGCTTGATGTAAAGGCGGCCTTGATACTCCACCGCGGAGGCGTACCGAACTACCCTTTCGCTGTCCACTAGTTCGGCGTAGGTGTCGGTGTCTGGCTCCAGCGACCGCCCCAGCTGAAAGGCAAGGGCTTTATCGCGATACCACTTGAGGCGGTGCGGCTTTTTGGTATCAAGCAACTCGGCCACCTCCTTTTTATGGATGTCGAAAAGGCTTTCGAGCGTCCACATGGCCGCGGCCACCACGAAAAACAGGATGCTCTCCAGGCTAACCTTGGAGAAGGTATCCTCAAAGGCCACCCCCTTGGTAAAGCCATACCGGGCAGCCACCGTTTCGTCCGCCGTAAAGGCCGTGGTAATTTCTGTTTTAATCTGTGCTATCGTTCGTGCCATAGTCTAGCTAATAATAAAATCTTCCTCAATTGCCCAAAACTCAACTCCCTCATCGGAAATCGTTTGCAGCTCCTCGGCTTGGGTAATGGCGGTAGCCGGCTTAATGCCGTTCACGGCGTAAAGGCTGGCCACGGCCCTGTTCACCGGTAAGCCAACGGACACCTCCTCACCCGCGACCAGCGCTTGGGTGGGGCTAAGCCCGTTGGCAAGCGCTAGGCTGAGCACCTGTTCCACCGTGCCGTAGTGCTGCACGGCCAAGTCGAGCAGGTTTTGTCCTGGTTCTACCCTTACTGCGTTCATCTATCGTATTGCGTGAAGCCACACTACCCCAGCGCTCCGGTTAAACGGATCGGCGGTAATGCCAACGGCGTTATTTTTTCGTGCGTATAGTAGCGTAATACCGGCCGATGGTTGGTCGCCGTAGCTTGCAAATCCCCCGACATACCAGCGCGGCGGTGGCGTTTCAACGGTAGTGGTATAGGTCACCGCGGTTGACCTTAGGTTTTGAACCGATAGCTGCCGCTCCACAATTTGGTTCTGCGCCACAACCTCCCGAAGTATTGCCACAAACGAGCTGTCGCGAATGGTGTCGTTGTAGGTATACTGCGTAAAGAACCGTCGGAGAATGGCTACCGTGTCCACGTCGCGCCAAAGGGTATCGAT contains:
- a CDS encoding LysM peptidoglycan-binding domain-containing protein, with product MNAVRVEPGQNLLDLAVQHYGTVEQVLSLALANGLSPTQALVAGEEVSVGLPVNRAVASLYAVNGIKPATAITQAEELQTISDEGVEFWAIEEDFIIS